One part of the Deinococcus budaensis genome encodes these proteins:
- a CDS encoding PrsW family glutamic-type intramembrane protease, producing MALALPLLLSAGLTFAWLWFFVRRDRHPEPPRLLARTFGWGMVAWAVSAAFGGSFGTLSFPLLVVLLAAVIEETSKFLAASTATTEQAFDEPMDGLVYAVTAALGFAFLENVTYTLGFGAPAVTWHALLTTLAHALFSAPQGYALGGRHLRGGRWWRSRGLLLSITLHFVFNGLLTGNAGWPQLLALGVTVALMALLAGRYYRHFETHARENLHKP from the coding sequence GGCGGGACCGCCACCCCGAACCGCCCCGGCTGCTGGCGCGCACCTTCGGCTGGGGCATGGTCGCCTGGGCCGTCTCGGCGGCGTTCGGCGGCAGCTTCGGCACGCTGAGTTTTCCGCTGCTGGTGGTGTTGCTGGCGGCGGTGATCGAGGAAACCAGCAAGTTCCTGGCCGCCAGCACCGCGACCACCGAGCAGGCCTTTGACGAACCGATGGACGGCCTGGTGTACGCGGTCACGGCGGCGCTGGGCTTCGCCTTTCTCGAAAACGTCACCTACACCCTGGGCTTCGGAGCGCCCGCGGTCACCTGGCACGCGCTGCTGACCACCCTGGCCCACGCCCTCTTTAGTGCGCCGCAGGGGTACGCCCTGGGCGGGCGGCATCTGCGCGGAGGGCGCTGGTGGCGCTCACGGGGCCTGCTGCTGAGCATCACCCTGCATTTTGTCTTCAACGGTCTGCTTACCGGGAACGCGGGCTGGCCGCAACTGCTCGCGCTGGGCGTGACTGTGGCCTTGATGGCGCTGCTGGCGGGCCGCTACTACCGTCACTTCGAGACCCATGCCCGCGAAAACCTCCACAAGCCCTGA
- the moaD gene encoding molybdopterin converting factor subunit 1: MQVQVVFFARLKRESGLEMATVELTDGSTVRDLAAQVEERYGLSLRGCMVAVNETYARPEQPLHPGDEVAFLPPVAGGADDSTHCEVTASPLLLADADAFLVRPEYGAQAYFVGTVRSPNQGRVVDFIDYEAFAPMAQKVMREAAAEARGRHGELRVLIQHRVGRLRPAEASILIGVASPHRRAALEACDFLIEQLKVQLPVWKHEADDSGTHWVDGQSGHPTL; encoded by the coding sequence TGACCGACGGGTCCACGGTTCGGGACCTGGCGGCCCAGGTTGAGGAGAGATACGGCCTGAGCCTGCGCGGCTGTATGGTGGCTGTGAACGAGACCTACGCGCGGCCCGAGCAGCCGCTGCATCCCGGAGACGAGGTGGCCTTTTTGCCGCCGGTGGCGGGAGGGGCCGACGATTCCACCCACTGCGAGGTGACCGCTTCGCCACTGCTGCTTGCCGACGCGGACGCGTTTCTGGTCCGGCCGGAATACGGCGCTCAGGCTTACTTCGTGGGCACCGTCCGCTCTCCCAACCAGGGCCGGGTGGTGGACTTTATCGATTACGAGGCGTTCGCGCCCATGGCACAGAAGGTCATGCGGGAAGCCGCTGCCGAGGCCCGCGGGCGGCATGGCGAGTTGCGCGTCTTGATTCAGCACCGGGTGGGCCGCCTGCGGCCTGCTGAAGCGAGCATCCTGATCGGCGTCGCCAGTCCGCACCGCCGGGCCGCGCTGGAAGCCTGCGACTTTCTGATCGAGCAGCTTAAGGTTCAGCTCCCGGTCTGGAAGCATGAAGCCGACGACTCGGGCACCCACTGGGTCGACGGCCAGAGCGGGCACCCGACCCTCTAG